The window GGATTCCCATTTCCTGGATCGCATGCAACTGGCCTTCCAGCCAGTCAACATGGTGCTCTTCGTCCATCAGAATCTGCTTCAGCAGCTCGCGCGACCCGTTATCGCTGGCGGCCTCGCAGGTGCGGATGCCGTTATTCAGGCGCTTCACCGCGTCGTACTCCAGTTGCAGGTCGTTCTTGAGCTGCTGTTCGATGGTCGCGCCGATATTGATCTTGAAGTAGTCGCTCATGTTCGGCGTGCCGTCCAGGTACAGGATGCGCTCGATCAGCTTCTCGGCGTGGGTCATCTCCTCGATGGATTCCTTGCGCGTGGTCTCCGCCAGTTTGTAGTACGTCCAGTTCTCGCACATTTCCGCGTGCAGAAAATATTGGTTGATGGCCGTCAGCTCCGCCTTCAGCACTTCCTGCAGGACCGCGATTACTTTCGCATCGCCTTTCATGATTGCCTCCCTTCGGCCAGGCACATCGATGATTGCCGGATGGAATTGCGAACCCAGAAGTTTACCAGATGGGAGGCACGCCCGAATGTTGCTCGCAGTTTGGCAACGCCGGCGGAAATCTGGTTGACGGAGAAGATCCACTCAGGAAGAGGGCCTACATTCCCAGGGAGGAAGCCAGCGGCTCGTGCTCCTGAACAGGTCCCGGCGGCTGGCCTGATTTCCGATGCGCTATTCCGCCACCTCGGCGCTGTTGGAGGCGGCGGCCGCGGCTTCGGATACATCCGCCGCTGCGGCGCCCTTGTTCATCAGCCGGTGGTGAATGCAGTACAGCGCCAGTTCCAGGCGGTCGGAAACGCCCAGCTTGTCGTACACCTTGCGCAGATAATTCTTGATCACCTGCTCCGTGGTTCCGACCTGCTGCGCGATTTCCTTGTTGCGCATGCCCTGCGCCACGCAGGAGACGATCCGCAGTTCCTTGTCGTTCAGGCGGTTCTTGGGACGCGGCGCGGTCAGCAGCGTCGCCTGCGAGCGGTAGGCCTCGATCATCCAGTTGACGCCGCGGTTGTCCAGCCAGGTCTCGCCCTCGGCGACCTTGCGCACGCACTTCACCAGCAGGTCGGGGGCGATGGAGCGCGTCACGATGCCGCGCACTCCGCGGCGCAGGTATTCCACCGTCTGATCGGCATCGACATCGCCGGTGATCACGATCATCTTGACCTCCGGGGCGCGCTTCAGAAATTCCGTCGCCGCTTGCGGTGCATTGGAAGAGATGCGCGACTCGAACAGCAGCACGTCAGCGGGAAACTTGGCCACCGCCGAGAACGCCTGGGCCAGCGTTTCCGCCTGCGCGACGACGCGCAGGTCGTCCTCCACCGCCAGCACTTTGCGGATGCCGACGCGGAAAATGGCTTGCGAGTCGGCGATGATGACACGAATGGGTTGGCCGTTTTCGGCCGAGGTGGGTTGGCCGTTTTCGCCCGAGGTGGGTTGAGTCTCCGCTTGTGCTTTGGCCAGTCGGCTGGCCATGTGGCTCCCCCAGGAGGTCTACTGGCGACGCTCGAACCGATACTCGTCAATGACGGCCGCAATGGCGCGGCGTTCGCCTTCGACGCTACAACGTACCACGCGTCCCAGACCGCTTACCAATACATCCGTGGATGCGCCCAACACTGCTGCCGGCATCGAAATGCGGAATTCGATCGGCGATCCGACCTTCATTTCCGATTCCAGATGAAACAGGACCCCGCCGGATGAAATGTCTTGCGTTTCCGCCAGGTGTTCTTCGCCCGATGTCGTGATGGCGATGGGGAGCCTAAGCGGGAACCGAACCGAGGTTCTCAGTTCCGTTGATGTTTCTTCAAGAGTCACGAAGGCCGTAGATTACACCGACTTCTTGCTGATTTAAAGTTACCAAAGTATTACCGGGTGAGGTCACCTGCGAGGGTTACCCGGAAGTCTTCATTTTCGGTTGTCGAGCAGGCGGACAACTGAAGACTGAGGACTGAAAACTCGCTTAGAACTTCGTCACTTCCGTGAAGTTAAACT is drawn from Terriglobia bacterium and contains these coding sequences:
- a CDS encoding response regulator transcription factor, whose protein sequence is MASRLAKAQAETQPTSGENGQPTSAENGQPIRVIIADSQAIFRVGIRKVLAVEDDLRVVAQAETLAQAFSAVAKFPADVLLFESRISSNAPQAATEFLKRAPEVKMIVITGDVDADQTVEYLRRGVRGIVTRSIAPDLLVKCVRKVAEGETWLDNRGVNWMIEAYRSQATLLTAPRPKNRLNDKELRIVSCVAQGMRNKEIAQQVGTTEQVIKNYLRKVYDKLGVSDRLELALYCIHHRLMNKGAAAADVSEAAAAASNSAEVAE
- the bfr gene encoding bacterioferritin; protein product: MKGDAKVIAVLQEVLKAELTAINQYFLHAEMCENWTYYKLAETTRKESIEEMTHAEKLIERILYLDGTPNMSDYFKINIGATIEQQLKNDLQLEYDAVKRLNNGIRTCEAASDNGSRELLKQILMDEEHHVDWLEGQLHAIQEMGIQNYLTQQLGDKKVE
- a CDS encoding PilZ domain-containing protein, whose translation is MTLEETSTELRTSVRFPLRLPIAITTSGEEHLAETQDISSGGVLFHLESEMKVGSPIEFRISMPAAVLGASTDVLVSGLGRVVRCSVEGERRAIAAVIDEYRFERRQ